The Primulina huaijiensis isolate GDHJ02 chromosome 6, ASM1229523v2, whole genome shotgun sequence genomic sequence aAATGTTTATACTAattctacttcttgggtattggataccagATGTAACCCatatttttcaaatgatttaaagTTGTTGAGAAGTAGGAAGATGCGGGAATAAGAGACCTATATGAGATTGGGAACTAGAGCAAGAGTTTTTGATTTGAACAATTGTTTATTCATTTCAcatttggttaaaaacattgttTCTATTACTATGTTAGATAGATAGAGATGAAtgaatattgttttaaaattgcTAATAAGATATGCAGTATTTTTAAGAACTAATGTTTAATTGGATTTGATgaagatttaaaattaaatgatatatCAAACAATGTTGAAAGAACATTAACGAAAAGTAAAAATGATGATAATTTAAACCCTTTGATATGCTAGCTAGGCTGTGTTAAGCTTATATCCCAATTAGTAAAATAACTAGTCAAGTACAACATTTAACGAGGAGCTCAAGTTTGATCTTTGCATGCATCACCAGGTGTGTGTAATAAAAGATCATAATTTTGAGCTAATAATGTATGAATCAGAATCAAATAGTTTATTCAAATTTTGCAAACTCCAACCAAAACACATTGGAAAGGCTAATAATGTATGAATCAGAATCAAATAGTTTATTCAAATTTTGCAAACTCCAACCAAAACACATTGGAAAGGAATGCACCAAATCCATTTCATCAACTCCACACCATATATAATAATTGCCTTTTGATATCTATTTTCTCCACTGATTTCGATCCATATATAAACCAAGCCCAAGAACACGAATTCTGATAACATCAATAGCTccaacatacatacatacatccTTTTTAAACGATCATGGCGTTTAACCTCAAACCCATTATCTCCCTACTCATTTGGGTATTATCAGTATATTGTGCCGCCTCCGCTCGATTCCTCGATGAAGGAGACGTTGCGGCTCCTGTTGTAGGTCTTGGTGTGTCTCCTAGCAGCTCCACCACTGGGACCTCAGTACCAGCTGGTGCCACGACTGGAAGATCGGTACCGGCTGGAACCTCAATTCCCGGTGGCGCTGCAGTTTCAACACCAGTTGGTGCCAACTCTGAAACCTCAGTTCCCGCTGGTCCAGTAGTTTCTGGCAGCTCTGCTGCTGGCGTGGTACCAATAAACTTGGACGATCACGCGTTTACATTCTATATGCATGACATCTTGGGGGGTACTCACCCCTCAGCTTTAGCAGTGACCGGCATTGTGGCGAATCCAGCCATCGGTGGGCAGGTTCCGTTCGCCAAACCGAATGGCGCAGTCCTCCCAGTTAGCAACGGCATCCCTACCAACAACAACAATGCCGGAATAGTCAGCAACAACAACGTCCCATTTCTGACGGGTCTCAGCGGATTTTCATCGAACATCTTGAGCAGCGTAAGATTACATTCCGAATTTACTCTCTCCAACACATTTTGACCAACATTAACAATAAAGATTCTCTTACATATCTCTTCATCACTCTCCCACAGCAGAACAACGGTAACAACATCATCGGTGGCATGCCCGGATTCCCCGTCCTCAACAGCGCTCAGTTCCCCTCAGGAACCACCCTCCAGCAACTCATGTTCGGCACCATGACAGTCTTCAACGACGAACTAACAGAAGGGCACGAACTGGGATCCGGTCTGGTGGGAAAAGCGCAGGGATTCTACCTATCCAGTTCCCAAGATGGCAGCAGCTTCACGATGGCTTTCAGTGTGATGTTCGCCAGTGGAAGCTATGCCGACACTTTAAGCTTTTTCGGCGTTAATCGCGCAGCTGTGGCGGAATCACATCTGGCGATCATGGGAGGAACAGGTAAGTACGTGAATGCGAAGGGATTTGCGAAGGTGAAGACTGTTCTGCCGGCGAATACGCAACACGAGACGGATGGGATGGAGACGGTGCTGGAGATCACTGTTTATCTTGCTTATTAGATTATCGATTGTTGATATGTTTTTCGtgtgaatttcttgtgatttgGCTTTGTTTCTGTTCATGGGATTTGGATATTaaaaagtttgtgaattaattaaaatttgtaagttaccaaatttcaattttttgacTCGTAAAATATGTTTGACGAGAGACCGAGCTTGTAGGCCAGTGATTTCATCTTGTCAGATTAGATGGCCTCTTCTCTGGGTTCGATCTCCCTCTCCGCgtgtgttgtaataaaaaaaaatttatgtttttcccGAATATCTAATCAGTAGAAAAAAATGTGATgatgaatattaaattaataaatagattatatatttaGAATTTGTTGTTTTGTCTCCAACATTATTTGAAATAGCTCATAATTACATCCAATTAAGGAGTTGGTAAGCCTTTTAAATTGAAGCCTACATATTTTTACATTAAATGGCGGGAGTAGAAAAATTGATAATGAGATGctaatatgattttattgtgtTTTGTGAGGATCAAAATGTTTATCATGAGGTCAAAAGTTATCACTGTTAGTCAatgtgtaattttatttttttagagttGTGATAGCGCAGAGTGCACGTACTTAAATACTGATAGGTAAGATTGTTAGGCCCATGACGTAATCAGGTAAGCTTGTTCAGACTTCGAATGTTTATATGTTCTTTATGTTTTGTAGCACCGTTTGTTTTGCTTTAACACGGGTCGGGTTTTTTGTCTTGCAGAGGAAGGGTGGTTTTGTTGTAAATTTgcagaaaatttttatgcttttTGATTTTTGTTGTTGTAATATAATGTTGAAATTGTAAAACTTGTATGTATACTTGAGTTTAGGAATGGTCCCATTGGGACTTCATTTTTCTTGGGAATTCTTATTTTCTTGCTCTATTTTGTGCTGACGATTCAAGCTCTTAttctaataaaattaattatagcagggagaaaaatataaatgtagAGCGTCTGAACCACAAGTAAAGGCTTTGATAGAGGGTCGGAGGGTATTTGGCTTTATATAtgagagtaggtctcttgtgagacggtctcacaaatctgttatcgatattcacaataaaaattaatatttttagcataaaaagtaatatttttttcatggatgatccaaataagagatccgtctcacaaaatacgacccgtgagaccgtcttacaagttTTTGCCCGTGATCGagtgatattttttgtttttgttttttttttgcttttgctTTTAATTCAAATCCAATTTTCAtacgtgttttatttttttttaaaaaaattaacggTTTTACATGTCGAATTAGATTTGTCGTATCGAGCGGTTTCGGACAGTTTCGGGTGATTTGTGGTTTTTCGATAAATGACATATGAGAACATATattcaaattgatttgaaacaataacaaaaaagtgtttttgtat encodes the following:
- the LOC140979278 gene encoding dirigent protein 10-like isoform X2, whose amino-acid sequence is MAFNLKPIISLLIWVLSVYCAASARFLDEGDVAAPVVGLGVSPSSSTTGTSVPAGATTGRSVPAGTSIPGGAAVSTPVGANSETSVPAGPVVSGSSAAGVVPINLDDHAFTFYMHDILGGTHPSALAVTGIVANPAIGGQVPFAKPNGAVLPVSNGIPTNNNNAGIVSNNNVPFLTGLSGFSSNILSSNNGNNIIGGMPGFPVLNSAQFPSGTTLQQLMFGTMTVFNDELTEGHELGSGLVGKAQGFYLSSSQDGSSFTMAFSVMFASGSYADTLSFFGVNRAAVAESHLAIMGGTGKYVNAKGFAKVKTVLPANTQHETDGMETVLEITVYLAY
- the LOC140979278 gene encoding dirigent protein 10-like isoform X1 codes for the protein MAFNLKPIISLLIWVLSVYCAASARFLDEGDVAAPVVGLGVSPSSSTTGTSVPAGATTGRSVPAGTSIPGGAAVSTPVGANSETSVPAGPVVSGSSAAGVVPINLDDHAFTFYMHDILGGTHPSALAVTGIVANPAIGGQVPFAKPNGAVLPVSNGIPTNNNNAGIVSNNNVPFLTGLSGFSSNILSSQNNGNNIIGGMPGFPVLNSAQFPSGTTLQQLMFGTMTVFNDELTEGHELGSGLVGKAQGFYLSSSQDGSSFTMAFSVMFASGSYADTLSFFGVNRAAVAESHLAIMGGTGKYVNAKGFAKVKTVLPANTQHETDGMETVLEITVYLAY